From Alienimonas californiensis, a single genomic window includes:
- the infB gene encoding translation initiation factor IF-2, producing MKVRIFALAKELGMDSKELFEHAAEAGVKVKNNALASVSEAERDVILAHISGEGGAGSNGKAAKKAAKKAPEPPKPAAAAPVRPQRPVETKIRTVGGPAKNERRTDVADHPEPEPEPEPVAVEEAAPELELESAPQVEAEAQPAEPAAEEPSAKSQDPQRPQTRAERIAAMRPVRPVSGGGRSVRTLGAGGPAKPAAKPAGAAPTPPPVAKPAAPPAPSTSAKPAPAAQPAQRPDKPLPAAVAESARPAAEAPAAKPAPASPATPPATKASADEPANSAAPQRPVKAAGSLRDRMRAGGPREMTAIGVVQTTKKQREKKRPQIARPAVAAPPEPPSPVRPGSKGKGKAPDEPKAQKPDVKLTAAMMGGESPLSQHVRGIATGQRKSALSRGVAGKADAKSLLEQRRIEQLKRVEDQRRRRRPRPGGGFPPGMRRRGRSRSKGPVEYGNEAVVEAPITVRSLSEGMGRPANSILQVLFKAGRMATMNDSLTEEEALEIALELGVELEIKSGRDLEAELEELLEIDEDEAGLALRPPVVTILGHVDHGKTTMVDRLRSGNTAAGEAGGITQHIAAYQVMHNGKAVTFVDTPGHAAFGEMRARGANVTDLVILVVAADDGVMPQTEEAISHAKAAEVPMIVALNKIDLPGVDEQKTLQGLAQQNVLPAEWGGDVEVVRTSGETGQGLDELLETIQLTAELNEYKANPDRDAVGTCLEAFRNEGRGPVSWFIVQNGTLKVGDVVLCGSAYGKVRAMYDDRDNPIKKAGPSMPVKVSGLDEVPAAGAHFFVLKSLEDARELAEQRKFAGRSEELASMNQRPQTFDEIMAAARGEAETTDLPLILKADTPGSLQALKAELLNLDNPEVRVRLKHSGVGPVNESDVRLADTAAAVIIAFHTETDPRAEQLADQEGVEIRDYQIIYEVIDDIRSELEGLLKPEQREIPTGRALVLATFKTSKFGTIAGCRVLGGTIARDHRCRVVRDQEIIGDYDIASLRREKDDVKEIREGFECGIRLKRFNDVREGDLLEAYRVEEVKRTLEQAEAEAKAAEQARELAALEAEALGEDAPENPDAPKPVVRQFRGRRGR from the coding sequence TTGAAGGTTCGGATTTTCGCCCTGGCCAAAGAGCTGGGGATGGACAGCAAGGAACTCTTCGAACACGCGGCGGAGGCCGGCGTGAAGGTGAAGAACAACGCGCTGGCCAGCGTGTCCGAAGCGGAGCGGGACGTGATCCTCGCTCATATCAGCGGCGAAGGCGGGGCGGGGTCCAACGGCAAGGCGGCGAAGAAAGCCGCCAAGAAAGCCCCGGAACCCCCCAAGCCCGCGGCAGCGGCCCCGGTCCGCCCGCAGCGCCCGGTCGAGACGAAGATTCGCACCGTCGGCGGCCCTGCCAAGAACGAACGTCGGACCGACGTCGCCGACCATCCCGAGCCGGAGCCGGAACCCGAACCGGTCGCGGTGGAGGAAGCCGCCCCCGAGCTGGAACTGGAATCGGCGCCGCAAGTCGAGGCGGAGGCGCAACCGGCTGAGCCCGCCGCGGAGGAACCGTCCGCCAAGTCTCAGGATCCGCAGCGGCCGCAGACCCGTGCGGAGCGAATCGCCGCGATGCGACCCGTTCGTCCGGTCTCCGGCGGCGGCCGTTCCGTCCGGACGCTGGGCGCCGGCGGTCCCGCGAAGCCGGCGGCGAAGCCCGCCGGCGCCGCCCCGACGCCCCCGCCGGTCGCCAAACCGGCGGCGCCCCCCGCCCCGTCGACGTCCGCCAAGCCCGCCCCCGCCGCGCAGCCGGCCCAGCGGCCTGACAAGCCCCTGCCCGCCGCCGTCGCCGAGAGCGCCCGCCCCGCGGCTGAGGCCCCGGCGGCCAAGCCCGCCCCGGCCTCCCCGGCGACTCCGCCGGCCACGAAGGCGTCCGCCGACGAACCGGCCAACTCCGCCGCCCCGCAGCGGCCCGTCAAGGCGGCCGGCTCCCTCCGCGACCGCATGCGGGCCGGCGGGCCGCGGGAGATGACGGCGATCGGCGTCGTCCAGACCACCAAAAAGCAGCGCGAGAAGAAGCGCCCGCAGATCGCCCGCCCGGCGGTCGCCGCCCCGCCGGAGCCGCCCTCGCCGGTGCGTCCCGGCAGCAAGGGGAAAGGCAAGGCTCCCGACGAGCCGAAGGCCCAGAAGCCGGACGTCAAACTGACCGCCGCGATGATGGGCGGCGAGAGCCCGCTGTCCCAGCACGTTCGCGGCATTGCCACCGGCCAGCGGAAGAGCGCCCTCAGCCGGGGCGTCGCCGGTAAGGCCGACGCCAAGAGCCTGCTGGAACAGCGCCGGATCGAACAGCTCAAGCGGGTCGAGGACCAGCGCCGTCGGCGTCGTCCCCGTCCCGGCGGCGGCTTCCCGCCCGGCATGCGTCGCCGCGGTCGCAGCCGCAGCAAGGGTCCGGTCGAGTACGGGAACGAAGCCGTCGTCGAGGCGCCGATCACGGTCCGCAGCCTTTCCGAAGGCATGGGCCGCCCGGCGAACAGCATCCTCCAGGTGCTGTTCAAGGCCGGCCGCATGGCCACGATGAACGATTCCCTCACCGAGGAGGAGGCGCTGGAGATCGCGCTGGAACTCGGCGTGGAACTCGAGATCAAGAGCGGTCGCGACCTGGAGGCGGAGCTCGAAGAACTCCTCGAGATCGACGAGGACGAAGCGGGCCTGGCCCTCCGGCCGCCGGTCGTCACGATCCTCGGCCACGTCGACCACGGCAAAACGACGATGGTCGACCGGCTCCGCAGCGGGAACACCGCCGCCGGTGAGGCCGGTGGGATCACCCAGCACATCGCCGCTTACCAGGTGATGCACAACGGCAAGGCGGTCACCTTCGTGGACACCCCCGGTCACGCCGCCTTCGGCGAGATGCGGGCCCGCGGGGCGAACGTCACGGACCTTGTGATCCTCGTCGTCGCCGCCGACGACGGCGTGATGCCGCAGACCGAGGAGGCCATCTCCCACGCCAAAGCGGCGGAGGTGCCGATGATTGTCGCCCTCAACAAGATCGACCTGCCCGGCGTCGACGAGCAGAAAACCCTGCAGGGCCTCGCCCAGCAGAACGTGCTCCCGGCGGAGTGGGGCGGCGACGTGGAAGTCGTCCGCACCTCCGGCGAGACCGGTCAGGGCCTGGACGAACTGCTGGAGACGATCCAGCTCACGGCCGAACTGAACGAGTACAAGGCGAACCCGGACCGCGACGCGGTCGGCACCTGTCTGGAGGCCTTCCGCAACGAGGGCCGCGGGCCGGTGAGCTGGTTCATCGTCCAGAACGGCACGCTGAAGGTCGGCGACGTGGTTCTGTGCGGCAGCGCCTACGGCAAGGTCCGGGCGATGTACGACGACCGCGACAACCCGATCAAGAAGGCCGGCCCCAGCATGCCGGTGAAGGTGTCGGGCCTGGACGAGGTGCCCGCGGCCGGCGCTCACTTCTTCGTGTTGAAGAGCCTCGAGGACGCCCGCGAGCTGGCCGAGCAACGCAAGTTCGCCGGTCGCAGCGAGGAGCTGGCCAGCATGAACCAGCGCCCGCAGACCTTCGACGAGATCATGGCCGCCGCTCGCGGCGAGGCGGAAACGACCGACCTGCCCCTGATCCTCAAGGCCGACACCCCGGGCTCCCTGCAGGCCCTCAAGGCCGAGCTGCTGAACCTGGACAACCCCGAGGTCCGCGTGCGGCTCAAGCACAGCGGCGTCGGCCCGGTCAACGAGTCGGACGTGCGTCTGGCCGACACTGCCGCGGCGGTGATCATCGCCTTCCACACCGAGACCGACCCGCGGGCGGAGCAGCTCGCCGATCAGGAAGGCGTGGAGATCCGCGACTACCAGATCATCTACGAGGTGATCGACGACATCCGCAGCGAGCTGGAAGGCTTGCTCAAGCCGGAGCAGCGGGAGATTCCCACCGGTCGCGCCTTGGTGTTGGCCACCTTCAAGACCAGCAAGTTCGGCACGATCGCCGGTTGCCGGGTGTTGGGCGGCACGATCGCCCGGGACCACCGCTGCCGCGTGGTCCGCGATCAGGAGATCATCGGGGACTACGACATCGCCTCGCTCCGCCGCGAGAAGGACGACGTGAAGGAGATCCGCGAGGGCTTCGAGTGCGGCATCCGGCTGAAGCGGTTCAACGACGTCCGCGAGGGCGACCTGCTGGAGGCCTACCGCGTCGAGGAGGTGAAGCGGACGCTCGAACAGGCCGAGGCCGAGGCGAAAGCCGCGGAACAGGCCCGCGAACTGGCCGCATTGGAGGCGGAGGCCCTCGGCGAGGACGCCCCGGAGAACCCGGACGCGCCCAAACCGGTCGTGCGGCAGTTCCGCGGCCGTCGCGGCCGGTAA
- the rbfA gene encoding 30S ribosome-binding factor RbfA, with protein sequence MAKSRKLAKLNRAIREVVSTQVLFNIRDPRVRGVTVLDADIAPDGRTAKVYVTVLGDEEAETRALEGLDSAKGFFQAKIAERLDTRYTPVLTFLADGGVKRSIEISRSLQQATGRSLAEPDPPAPEPFDFKQAANRPTDSGKTSDSGEDPDGAAGKPRDVFALPDPTSPMEPPPPPDRPDGEYTPPSPVARPPRADRPAGGARPASSEPGSPGTDSTGSDSPGSDSTEPGPPAP encoded by the coding sequence TTGGCGAAGTCTCGTAAACTGGCAAAGCTGAACCGGGCGATCCGGGAGGTGGTCAGCACGCAGGTGCTGTTCAACATCCGCGACCCGCGGGTGCGGGGCGTGACGGTGCTGGACGCCGATATCGCCCCGGACGGCCGCACCGCCAAGGTCTACGTCACCGTGCTCGGCGACGAAGAGGCGGAAACGCGGGCCTTGGAGGGGCTGGACAGCGCCAAGGGGTTCTTCCAGGCGAAGATCGCGGAGCGTCTGGACACCCGCTACACGCCGGTGCTCACGTTCCTGGCGGACGGCGGGGTGAAACGGAGCATCGAGATCAGCCGCTCGTTGCAGCAGGCGACCGGCCGCAGCCTCGCCGAACCCGATCCGCCGGCCCCCGAGCCGTTCGACTTCAAACAGGCCGCGAACCGGCCGACCGACTCTGGGAAGACGTCGGACTCCGGCGAGGACCCGGACGGCGCCGCCGGCAAGCCCCGCGACGTGTTCGCCCTGCCGGACCCGACGTCCCCGATGGAGCCGCCCCCGCCGCCGGATCGGCCGGACGGCGAGTACACCCCGCCCTCCCCCGTCGCCCGGCCGCCGCGGGCCGATCGGCCCGCCGGCGGCGCCAGGCCCGCTTCGTCCGAGCCCGGTTCGCCCGGCACTGATTCGACCGGATCTGATTCGCCCGGTTCCGATTCGACTGAGCCCGGCCCGCCGGCGCCGTAG